A genomic segment from Legionella quinlivanii encodes:
- a CDS encoding ribonucleoside-diphosphate reductase subunit alpha: MSELLEPVKDVPYISQLELTANAPGAIKTIKRNGKVVDYDASKIRIALTKAFLAEEGAAAATSDRIREQIEELTNQVTQAFKRRMPTGGTIHIEDIQDQVELALMRSSHHKVARAYVVYREKHREAREAKLQQQAKDSKVPLIVMPDGESRPLDMSRVQTIVEEACRNLSNVQAEPVIKDALRNLYNQAKLTEVHKALIMAARALVEREPNYTYVSARLLLDSLRSEALSKLGMQTEATFDEMSNLYPAYFKAYIAQGIKQGLLDHKLGEFDLEKLAKALLPQRDMQFTYLSLQTLYDRYFIHEKGIRYELPQAFFMRVAMGLATREANREAKAIEFYQLLSSFDYMSSTPTLFNSGTVRPQLSSCYLTTVPDDLDGIYGAIKDNALLSKFAGGLGNDWTPVRAMGAHIKGTNGKSQGVVPFLNVADATAVAVNQGGKRKGAVCAYLECWHRDVEEFLELRKNTGDDRRRTHDMNTALWIPDLFMKRVHEEGEWTLFSPDEVPGLHDLYGQAFEAAYKEYESKARLGEIHNAKTIPAVKLWRKMLSMLFETGHPWLTFKDVCNLRSPQQHAGVVHSSNLCTEITLNTSSEEIAVCNLGSLNLPAHIKNGKIDREKLKRTITTAVRMLDNVIDINYYSVPQARNSNLKHRPVGMGLMGFQDALYEMKLDYASQEAVQFADESMELISYYAIEASSDLAKERGSYSTYEGSLWSKGILPIDSINLLQQARSKYLEQDRSQRLDWEGLRVKVRTQGMRNSNVMAIAPTATISNICGVSQSIEPTYQNLYVKSNLSGEFTVVNPYLVADLKALNLWDEVMVNDLKYYNGSVQPISRIPDELKSRYATAFEIDPLWLIEAGSRRQKWIDQAQSLNVYMAKPSGKKLDQLYKHAWLRGLKTTYYLRSLGASNAEKSTVTDGALNAVKIDEPKVCSILDPDCEACQ, translated from the coding sequence ATGTCAGAACTTCTTGAGCCGGTAAAAGATGTGCCGTACATAAGTCAACTGGAATTGACCGCCAATGCCCCTGGTGCGATTAAAACCATTAAACGCAATGGGAAAGTGGTTGATTATGACGCGAGTAAAATCAGAATTGCCCTTACCAAAGCCTTTCTTGCAGAAGAAGGCGCTGCCGCTGCAACCTCCGATCGTATCCGGGAGCAAATTGAAGAACTGACTAATCAGGTCACTCAAGCCTTTAAGCGACGCATGCCCACTGGTGGAACCATTCATATTGAAGACATCCAGGATCAGGTTGAGTTAGCCTTGATGCGCAGCAGCCATCACAAAGTGGCGAGAGCCTATGTGGTATACCGCGAGAAACACCGGGAAGCGCGTGAAGCCAAGCTGCAGCAACAGGCCAAAGACAGCAAGGTTCCCTTAATTGTCATGCCGGACGGAGAAAGCAGGCCGCTTGATATGTCCCGTGTACAGACCATTGTCGAGGAAGCCTGTCGAAATCTTTCCAACGTTCAGGCGGAGCCGGTCATTAAAGACGCATTACGTAACTTATACAATCAGGCTAAACTGACAGAAGTTCATAAAGCCCTGATTATGGCTGCCCGTGCGCTGGTTGAGCGTGAGCCTAATTATACTTATGTCAGCGCACGCCTGTTGCTTGACAGCCTGCGCAGTGAGGCACTGTCTAAATTAGGTATGCAGACTGAGGCCACTTTTGATGAAATGAGCAATCTCTACCCTGCTTATTTCAAAGCCTATATTGCTCAAGGCATTAAACAAGGCCTGCTGGATCATAAACTGGGTGAATTTGATCTTGAAAAACTGGCAAAAGCCTTATTACCGCAGCGCGATATGCAATTTACCTATCTGAGCCTGCAAACACTTTACGATCGCTATTTCATTCATGAAAAAGGCATTCGCTACGAATTACCACAAGCCTTTTTTATGCGTGTCGCGATGGGGCTGGCTACTCGTGAAGCCAATCGCGAAGCCAAAGCCATTGAGTTTTATCAATTGCTATCCTCATTCGATTATATGTCATCAACTCCTACTCTGTTTAATTCCGGTACGGTCAGGCCTCAATTATCGAGCTGCTATCTGACGACAGTTCCTGATGATCTGGATGGCATTTACGGTGCCATCAAAGACAATGCCTTACTGTCCAAATTTGCAGGCGGGCTGGGTAATGATTGGACTCCAGTTCGTGCAATGGGTGCTCATATTAAAGGCACTAATGGAAAATCACAGGGTGTTGTTCCCTTCCTGAATGTAGCTGACGCAACCGCAGTAGCAGTGAATCAGGGCGGCAAACGCAAAGGTGCTGTCTGTGCTTATCTGGAATGCTGGCATCGCGATGTTGAGGAGTTCCTTGAGCTTCGCAAAAATACCGGTGACGATCGCCGCCGTACTCATGACATGAATACAGCGCTGTGGATCCCTGATTTATTCATGAAACGTGTCCATGAAGAAGGCGAGTGGACGCTGTTTTCTCCTGATGAAGTACCCGGCCTGCATGATCTCTACGGTCAGGCGTTTGAAGCAGCCTACAAAGAATATGAGAGCAAGGCACGTCTTGGTGAAATTCATAATGCCAAAACAATTCCCGCGGTTAAACTATGGCGGAAGATGCTTTCCATGTTATTTGAAACAGGCCACCCCTGGCTAACATTTAAGGATGTCTGTAATCTTCGCTCACCCCAGCAGCATGCGGGCGTTGTTCATAGCTCCAATTTGTGTACGGAAATCACTTTAAATACCTCCAGCGAGGAAATCGCGGTTTGTAATCTGGGCAGCCTTAATTTACCGGCTCACATTAAAAACGGCAAAATTGATCGTGAAAAATTAAAACGCACCATTACAACTGCTGTTCGTATGCTGGATAATGTGATCGATATTAATTACTATTCCGTGCCTCAGGCTCGAAACTCCAACTTAAAACATCGTCCAGTCGGTATGGGTTTAATGGGCTTTCAGGATGCGCTTTATGAAATGAAGCTCGATTATGCTTCACAGGAAGCTGTCCAGTTTGCTGACGAATCAATGGAGTTAATCAGTTATTATGCCATTGAAGCGTCCTCTGACCTGGCCAAAGAGCGCGGCAGCTACTCCACCTATGAGGGTTCATTGTGGAGCAAGGGCATTCTGCCGATTGATTCTATCAACTTATTGCAGCAGGCTCGCAGCAAATACCTGGAACAGGATCGCTCACAACGTCTGGACTGGGAAGGTTTGCGTGTGAAAGTCCGTACTCAGGGAATGCGTAACTCCAATGTAATGGCGATTGCTCCCACTGCAACCATTTCCAATATCTGCGGCGTTTCGCAATCCATTGAGCCTACCTATCAGAATCTCTATGTTAAATCGAATCTGTCCGGCGAATTTACCGTGGTTAATCCTTATCTGGTTGCCGATTTGAAAGCATTGAATCTCTGGGATGAGGTAATGGTCAATGACCTGAAGTACTATAATGGTAGTGTACAGCCTATCAGCAGAATCCCTGATGAATTGAAATCGCGTTATGCAACCGCGTTTGAAATTGACCCCCTGTGGTTAATTGAAGCCGGTTCACGACGTCAGAAATGGATTGATCAAGCCCAATCATTGAACGTTTATATGGCAAAACCATCCGGTAAAAAGCTGGATCAGCTCTATAAGCACGCCTGGTTACGCGGTTTGAAAACCACCTATTATCTGCGAAGCCTTGGGGCAAGTAATGCAGAAAAATCCACAGTTACAGACGGTGCGCTCAATGCAGTCAAGATTGATGAGCCTAAAGTATGCTCTATCCTTGATCCCGATTGCGAAGCGTGCCAATAA